From a region of the Paenibacillus sp. FSL R10-2734 genome:
- a CDS encoding P-loop NTPase fold protein: MSGKNITEIQEEEVIIGARALGDQIYKIMPTYQVLLKQLEGIRKSAKELEGNEINQNMRKQDINNTIGIFGARGTGKSSALYTLRQDLNQSEYNILLPLIEPDNFGENTKIIGSIVGFLQAEGNELLKSLEKQNLDQTQQRKLSTYFNNGTVKPNNLLKQIINKTVEYHLYTESQYRNMLSHHYEDLATHIKKSSRLLIPDIAFKNKLNELICEIVHVKKVLGKSEDPVLIYIFIDDIDLKTSKTRELMDALLQYTNHPNIVTVLSGDYDILTESLTLALLADEPLKEVGLSAYDSLKSLGESIVETNKAGNDNPPREEYLLTILGRKAGLAHEYLKKVIPSARRHQLVKWSEETIPYFAFGQATLMSQLAKLMGEQSIFSYTELREVFENDKEVERKVTLPIKKSYTIFDERPRGIVYAYYNLVQLLKVKESKSSEEEKFRFVKVFVDTLIFSSNKLLRFQEMIFEQFLLWGSDAKSSYIDYSVDFSRKNDLDLELVIIGEITTYLLPDVKYDTGAFGYVKERLFSRLLLSKSDQKNNESYKFDRYSWNTPRLYQMMSGLVLNTDLRSAMLMLEYMSESLFDSYYYQYMHDAERYQKDRFVVFNVEKLIRQYPGIIEQLYRESLIAKQITANYTLNTLQDLCTVNPDFEMTERIFQGVFRNFVPNDPKNNLKQYEDFNIKKNLFTNNLTMIRKEEQPVLERRGGSHDLKVTFAIISSDKFSGLARALTRLNKRLSTAKEHKLPESVLQTIENSMDKFGEYLYKKLTDEDINTLIRIDEKGSQVLDEYFRGEAGINTIYGRCKHIVYKRLTGKEEFFDYRIDRDEYIVNFQIFKEIISQVESLAQNNRVWFGQTEAINLLIMLRSSSFIADNIEERNHLFFTGNDEFILEQYYKFTTSNQEFLEDKEYENAKKFIKEHMDAAYEKVRNQTQTELEEYNLSLEDAEEEEQNANGGSNA, encoded by the coding sequence ATGAGCGGGAAGAACATAACGGAAATACAGGAAGAAGAAGTGATTATAGGAGCAAGAGCTTTAGGTGATCAAATATATAAAATTATGCCAACCTATCAAGTCTTACTCAAACAATTGGAGGGAATTAGAAAATCAGCCAAAGAGTTAGAGGGAAATGAAATAAATCAAAATATGAGAAAGCAAGATATTAATAATACAATAGGAATTTTTGGAGCAAGAGGAACAGGTAAGTCGTCAGCGCTTTATACCTTACGACAAGATTTAAATCAAAGTGAGTATAATATATTATTACCTTTAATTGAACCCGACAATTTTGGGGAGAACACGAAGATTATTGGATCCATTGTGGGCTTTTTGCAAGCTGAAGGAAACGAGCTATTAAAGTCTTTAGAAAAGCAAAATTTAGATCAAACGCAACAGCGAAAGTTGAGTACATACTTCAATAATGGAACAGTAAAGCCTAATAATCTATTAAAACAGATCATTAATAAAACGGTTGAATATCACTTGTATACCGAGAGTCAATATCGTAATATGCTCAGTCATCATTATGAAGATTTGGCTACACACATTAAGAAATCATCACGACTATTGATTCCCGATATTGCCTTCAAAAATAAGTTGAATGAGCTTATTTGTGAAATTGTGCATGTGAAGAAAGTGTTGGGAAAGTCTGAAGATCCGGTGCTTATCTATATTTTTATTGATGATATCGACTTGAAGACATCCAAAACTAGAGAACTAATGGATGCGCTCTTACAGTATACCAATCACCCCAATATTGTTACAGTACTGTCGGGTGACTATGATATTTTGACTGAATCTCTTACACTGGCATTGCTGGCAGACGAACCTCTGAAAGAAGTAGGCCTGAGTGCTTACGATTCGTTGAAGTCATTGGGAGAATCAATAGTTGAAACAAATAAAGCGGGTAATGACAATCCTCCAAGAGAGGAATACTTACTCACTATTTTAGGGCGTAAGGCGGGACTAGCTCATGAATATTTGAAAAAAGTTATTCCATCAGCTAGACGGCATCAGTTGGTTAAATGGAGTGAGGAAACGATCCCTTATTTTGCATTTGGTCAGGCAACATTAATGAGTCAGCTTGCTAAGTTGATGGGTGAGCAATCGATTTTCAGTTATACGGAATTAAGAGAAGTATTTGAAAATGACAAAGAGGTTGAACGTAAAGTTACTTTGCCAATTAAAAAGAGTTATACGATTTTTGATGAACGTCCACGTGGTATTGTATATGCCTACTATAATTTGGTACAACTTTTAAAAGTGAAAGAAAGTAAATCTAGTGAGGAAGAAAAATTTAGGTTTGTTAAGGTTTTCGTGGATACGTTAATTTTTTCGAGTAATAAACTACTAAGGTTCCAAGAAATGATATTCGAACAGTTTTTGCTATGGGGAAGTGATGCGAAAAGTTCGTATATTGATTACTCAGTTGACTTTTCTAGGAAAAATGATTTGGATTTGGAATTAGTGATTATTGGAGAGATAACAACATATCTGTTACCGGATGTTAAATATGATACTGGAGCATTTGGATATGTAAAAGAACGGTTATTTAGCAGATTATTGCTTTCAAAATCTGATCAAAAAAATAATGAATCTTATAAGTTTGATCGTTATAGTTGGAATACTCCTCGGCTATATCAAATGATGAGTGGGCTGGTTCTTAATACTGATCTTCGTTCGGCTATGTTAATGTTGGAGTACATGTCCGAGTCCTTATTTGATTCTTACTATTATCAGTACATGCATGATGCAGAACGATATCAGAAGGATCGTTTTGTAGTGTTCAATGTGGAAAAGCTCATTAGGCAGTATCCAGGAATTATAGAGCAGCTTTATCGCGAATCTCTTATCGCGAAGCAGATTACTGCGAATTACACATTAAATACACTGCAAGACTTGTGTACAGTAAATCCTGACTTTGAGATGACGGAGCGAATATTTCAAGGAGTGTTTCGAAATTTTGTTCCTAATGATCCGAAAAATAATCTCAAGCAATATGAGGATTTTAACATTAAAAAGAATTTGTTTACCAACAATTTGACCATGATCAGAAAAGAGGAACAGCCGGTCTTAGAACGGAGAGGAGGTTCACATGATCTGAAAGTAACTTTTGCAATAATATCCAGTGATAAATTTAGCGGCCTTGCACGTGCATTAACGCGTTTAAATAAAAGGTTGTCTACTGCTAAAGAGCATAAATTACCAGAAAGTGTATTGCAAACAATAGAAAATAGTATGGACAAATTTGGGGAGTATTTATATAAAAAACTTACTGATGAAGATATCAATACTCTCATTCGTATTGATGAGAAAGGTTCACAGGTGCTTGATGAATATTTCAGAGGGGAGGCAGGAATAAACACCATTTATGGAAGATGTAAGCATATTGTTTATAAAAGACTTACGGGAAAAGAAGAGTTTTTTGATTACAGGATTGATAGGGATGAGTACATAGTCAATTTTCAAATTTTTAAAGAAATTATATCACAGGTAGAATCATTAGCACAAAATAACCGTGTTTGGTTTGGACAAACAGAGGCTATAAATCTTCTAATTATGTTAAGAAGTAGTTCATTTATTGCAGATAACATAGAGGAAAGAAACCATTTGTTTTTCACAGGAAATGATGAATTTATTTTAGAACAATATTATAAATTTACTACAAGCAATCAGGAATTTTTAGAAGATAAGGAATACGAAAACGCAAAGAAATTTATCAAAGAACATATGGATGCTGCATATGAGAAAGTTCGAAATCAGACTCAAACTGAACTCGAAGAATATAATCTAAGCTTAGAAGATGCTGAAGAGGAAGAGCAGAACGCTAATGGTGGAAGTAATGCTTGA
- a CDS encoding tRNA-dihydrouridine synthase, with protein MSNEHNFWLDLPKPFFILAPMEDVTDIVFRHVVSEAAKPDVFFTEFANTEYYCHPKVKVKESVLSRLTFTEDEQPIVAHIWGNKPEYFEQMSMDMKKLGFVGIDINMGCPVKNVATNGKGAGLIRHPEVAAEIIQAAKAGGLPVSVKTRLGYSEIDEWRDWLGHVLRQDIANLSIHLRTKKEMSKVDAHWELIPEIKKLRDEIAPNTLLTINGDIPDRATGLKLVEQYGVDGVMIGRGIFNNPFAFEKESKEHSVEELLNLLLFHLDLHDKYSKELEPRLFNPLRSFFKIYIRGFDGAAELRNQLMETNSTDDVRRLVQPFLDKELE; from the coding sequence ATGAGTAACGAACATAACTTTTGGCTTGATTTGCCGAAGCCGTTTTTTATATTGGCACCGATGGAAGATGTCACGGATATTGTATTTCGTCACGTCGTAAGTGAAGCTGCAAAACCCGATGTGTTTTTCACGGAATTCGCAAATACAGAATATTACTGTCACCCTAAAGTAAAAGTAAAAGAAAGTGTGCTTAGTCGATTAACGTTCACAGAAGATGAACAACCGATTGTCGCTCATATTTGGGGTAATAAACCGGAGTATTTTGAACAGATGAGCATGGATATGAAAAAACTTGGGTTTGTTGGTATCGATATAAACATGGGATGCCCAGTAAAAAACGTCGCAACCAATGGAAAAGGTGCTGGATTAATTCGACATCCTGAAGTTGCTGCAGAAATTATCCAGGCAGCAAAAGCAGGTGGATTGCCGGTTAGTGTTAAAACAAGATTAGGCTATAGCGAAATTGACGAGTGGCGCGATTGGTTAGGACATGTATTGAGACAAGATATTGCGAATCTTTCCATTCACCTCCGTACAAAAAAAGAGATGAGCAAAGTAGATGCACACTGGGAGCTTATCCCCGAAATAAAAAAATTACGCGATGAGATCGCTCCAAATACGTTGTTAACCATTAATGGGGATATACCTGACCGTGCAACAGGCTTAAAGTTAGTAGAGCAATACGGCGTTGATGGTGTCATGATTGGCCGCGGTATTTTCAACAATCCATTTGCTTTTGAAAAAGAATCTAAAGAGCATAGCGTGGAGGAACTTCTTAATTTACTACTTTTTCATTTAGATCTTCACGATAAGTATTCAAAAGAGCTCGAACCACGTCTATTCAATCCACTTCGGAGCTTTTTCAAAATCTATATTCGTGGATTTGATGGCGCCGCCGAGCTAAGAAATCAATTGATGGAGACTAATTCAACCGATGACGTTCGTCGATTAGTGCAGCCTTTTTTAGATAAAGAATTAGAATGA
- a CDS encoding SMR family transporter, whose protein sequence is MISMAVFLVLFSGITHAVWNLFTKRSLNKYVFLWSIHIVGTLALLPYFIIELLQVELHAETLGYMAISALFQGSYFIFLSKSYSYGDLSQTYPIMRGTGVMLVTLLSVVLFGDSLSLAGWIGFCCIILGLFIISGIVNRHANQGKSAHSISILYAIIVGICVAGYTLMDKLIVQQLSPLSTLELSNINYVIVAFFMVIRVGRTQIIREWQQNWKMILIGCICSPASYFMFLMAMKLAPLASIAPIREIGTVVGTILGILVLKEKQGVRRIIMSAVITCGIISIAIWG, encoded by the coding sequence ATGATTTCAATGGCAGTCTTTTTAGTTTTATTTTCAGGTATTACACATGCGGTATGGAACCTATTTACAAAGAGAAGTCTGAACAAATACGTTTTTCTCTGGTCGATTCATATTGTGGGTACACTTGCTCTATTACCTTATTTTATAATTGAGCTGCTCCAAGTTGAGCTTCATGCGGAGACACTTGGCTATATGGCGATATCTGCTTTATTTCAAGGGTCGTACTTCATTTTTCTCTCTAAATCGTATTCCTATGGTGATTTATCGCAGACCTATCCAATTATGCGAGGTACTGGTGTTATGCTAGTGACCTTGTTAAGTGTTGTGTTATTCGGGGATTCTTTATCTCTAGCAGGCTGGATAGGCTTTTGTTGTATCATACTAGGGCTTTTTATTATTAGTGGAATAGTAAATCGTCATGCAAATCAAGGGAAATCGGCTCATTCCATATCTATTCTTTATGCAATTATAGTAGGGATATGTGTTGCGGGCTATACATTAATGGATAAACTGATTGTCCAGCAATTATCTCCACTATCAACGCTTGAATTATCCAATATTAATTATGTAATCGTCGCTTTTTTCATGGTTATAAGAGTCGGTCGTACACAAATCATAAGGGAATGGCAACAAAACTGGAAAATGATCTTGATTGGTTGTATTTGCTCGCCAGCTTCTTATTTTATGTTTCTGATGGCGATGAAGCTTGCTCCATTAGCTTCAATTGCGCCAATACGAGAAATTGGAACGGTTGTAGGTACGATTCTAGGCATACTTGTACTAAAAGAGAAGCAAGGCGTGCGAAGAATTATCATGTCTGCTGTGATTACCTGTGGGATCATCTCCATTGCCATATGGGGATAA
- a CDS encoding MBL fold metallo-hydrolase, with product MKVLFHGTAAFEGIPSLFCHCETCKQAKVQGGKNIRTRTSVLIDEILKIDFPADTLHHSIRDSVDMDKVRDLLFTHSDSDHLYPEDLLIRALGYAQFNEEEELHLYGHDLPIKHCSQLLATERHCFQFHNLKPFETVQTQTATITPLLANHDSKETCLLYYIEKDGKAIFYGHDSGWFPEQTWDWLKGKKLDLAILECTTGNAPHCEVHMNVEDTLKTREWLIENCVMKAEGQIVVTHFSHNAHLLHEDLVHIFEPNGITVAFDGMQLDI from the coding sequence ATGAAGGTTCTTTTTCATGGAACGGCTGCATTTGAAGGAATTCCCTCGCTATTCTGTCATTGCGAGACTTGCAAGCAAGCCAAAGTACAAGGTGGAAAAAATATTCGTACACGCACTTCGGTCTTGATTGATGAAATACTTAAGATTGATTTTCCGGCGGACACCTTACATCATTCCATTCGTGATTCTGTAGATATGGATAAGGTTCGCGATTTATTGTTTACACATTCAGATTCCGATCATTTGTATCCTGAAGATTTACTGATTCGTGCGCTTGGTTATGCTCAATTTAATGAAGAGGAAGAACTTCATCTATACGGTCATGATTTGCCTATTAAGCACTGCAGTCAATTGCTTGCCACGGAAAGGCATTGCTTTCAATTTCACAACTTGAAACCCTTTGAAACTGTACAAACGCAAACAGCTACGATTACACCATTGCTTGCCAATCATGATTCTAAAGAAACTTGTTTATTGTATTACATAGAAAAGGATGGAAAAGCCATTTTCTATGGTCACGACAGCGGTTGGTTTCCTGAACAGACTTGGGACTGGTTGAAAGGAAAAAAACTGGATCTTGCTATTCTAGAATGTACGACTGGGAATGCCCCACATTGTGAGGTCCACATGAATGTTGAGGATACTCTAAAAACGCGGGAATGGTTAATCGAGAATTGTGTTATGAAAGCAGAAGGGCAAATCGTAGTCACTCATTTCTCTCATAATGCTCATCTGTTGCATGAAGATTTGGTTCATATTTTTGAGCCGAATGGCATTACAGTAGCATTTGATGGGATGCAACTGGACATATGA
- a CDS encoding extracellular solute-binding protein — protein sequence MRKGKKKLLTIGTSLFLTASLFAGCSSNNTNTKEASSEPTTNSNSNTSTPAPETSEATGIDTSKKVELQFYMLGDAPKDLKLIQDEVNKMALEDLNATVKFNFTTWTDWDQKYKLLLSSGQPIDLIFTAEWTNYQSYAMKGAFLPLDDLIPKAAPKLQAYVPQDFWEAVKVDKKIYTVPAIWKEYVNDGIAYREDLRKKYNLPKPESLETLEQYLDGIRKNEPDMLPLADTEVSHVDSVRQMTTKTVNTNDKVPYGLNIMYDTPRDVTSYWGSPQHLEDLKMFRSWQEKGFFMKNMLNIKDSGSDIFAAGKAAAILGSENPNRFGDAVVKVKSLHPDWELGYSPYPNMKGFSSPVHPIHNGFAIPRSSKNPERALAFYEKLVTDKRYNWLTQYGIEGKNFEIEDGKYYKMLGDAQSNGFTREGMNGWAWRNPEFMLFDKSYQAVLDMFDEMDKIAKPNIFQGFGEDWTSYQAEKAALLQVEKQYLYPLNDGMVKDVEAGLKLFMEKAKKAGLDKIQAEYTKQWIKYLDDSNIQ from the coding sequence ATGAGAAAAGGAAAAAAGAAATTGTTAACGATCGGCACTTCTTTATTCTTAACTGCAAGTTTGTTTGCTGGCTGCAGTAGTAACAACACGAATACTAAGGAGGCATCGTCAGAACCAACAACGAATTCGAATTCGAATACCAGTACTCCGGCACCAGAAACATCAGAAGCGACTGGAATCGACACATCCAAGAAAGTGGAGCTTCAGTTCTATATGCTGGGCGATGCCCCAAAGGATTTAAAGCTCATTCAGGATGAAGTTAACAAGATGGCATTAGAAGATTTGAATGCAACCGTCAAATTCAACTTCACAACCTGGACAGATTGGGATCAGAAGTATAAGCTTCTGTTGTCCTCAGGGCAGCCGATTGACCTGATCTTTACGGCAGAATGGACAAATTACCAGTCATATGCTATGAAAGGAGCTTTCCTTCCACTAGATGATCTCATACCGAAGGCTGCACCTAAGCTACAAGCATATGTACCGCAGGATTTCTGGGAAGCAGTCAAGGTTGACAAGAAAATTTACACAGTTCCAGCGATCTGGAAAGAGTATGTAAATGATGGTATTGCCTATCGGGAAGATTTGCGTAAAAAGTATAATTTGCCAAAGCCGGAATCACTCGAAACTCTAGAGCAGTATTTGGATGGCATACGCAAGAATGAACCAGATATGCTGCCTCTGGCGGATACTGAGGTTAGTCATGTAGATTCCGTCCGTCAAATGACTACTAAAACTGTGAATACCAACGATAAAGTTCCATATGGACTTAACATCATGTATGACACTCCAAGAGACGTAACCAGCTACTGGGGCTCTCCGCAGCATTTGGAAGATTTAAAAATGTTCAGGAGTTGGCAAGAAAAAGGGTTCTTTATGAAGAATATGCTGAACATTAAAGATAGTGGTAGTGATATATTTGCCGCCGGTAAAGCCGCAGCAATTTTGGGGAGTGAGAATCCAAACCGCTTTGGTGATGCTGTTGTCAAAGTGAAATCACTGCACCCGGATTGGGAGCTAGGCTATTCCCCATATCCGAACATGAAAGGATTCTCTTCACCCGTTCACCCGATTCATAATGGCTTTGCAATTCCACGCAGCAGCAAAAATCCAGAGAGAGCTCTTGCTTTCTATGAGAAATTGGTCACTGATAAACGCTACAATTGGCTGACGCAATACGGTATTGAAGGCAAGAATTTTGAAATTGAAGATGGGAAATATTACAAAATGCTTGGTGATGCCCAATCAAACGGCTTCACAAGAGAAGGTATGAATGGATGGGCATGGAGAAATCCGGAGTTCATGTTGTTTGATAAGAGCTATCAAGCTGTGCTAGACATGTTCGATGAAATGGATAAGATAGCAAAACCGAATATTTTCCAAGGCTTCGGGGAAGATTGGACGTCTTATCAAGCAGAGAAGGCGGCCCTTCTACAAGTTGAAAAGCAATACTTATATCCTTTGAATGATGGTATGGTTAAGGATGTTGAAGCCGGCTTGAAGTTATTTATGGAAAAGGCCAAAAAAGCTGGTCTCGATAAAATTCAAGCGGAATACACGAAGCAGTGGATTAAGTATTTGGATGATTCAAACATTCAGTAA
- a CDS encoding carbohydrate ABC transporter permease, translating to MSLDDNILSSRVFRMIAYLIITICSLLCLFPFLLIISGSLTANESIIRDGFHLIPKVFSLEGYEMVFIFPTQLIKAYGVTIFVTVIGTLLGLFLITMAGYVLQRKDFKYRNQLSFFIYFTTLFGGGLVPWYIMLTTYFGLADTYAVLILPGLMTPFLIILMKNFIKSAIPEELFESAKIDGANDFRIYYSVVLKLAMPGIATVGLFLALTYWNDWFMSSLFINDVSMYQLQYYLYNTINTMMFVSQMATGTGVSLGRDIPTESTKMAMAIVVTGPIIFLYPFVQRYFVKGLTIGAVKG from the coding sequence ATTTCATTGGATGACAACATTTTAAGTTCAAGAGTTTTCCGCATGATAGCTTACCTGATCATCACGATTTGTTCTTTGCTCTGTCTCTTTCCTTTCCTTCTGATCATTTCAGGCTCATTGACAGCCAATGAATCCATTATTCGCGACGGTTTTCACTTGATTCCTAAAGTGTTCTCGCTGGAAGGTTATGAAATGGTGTTTATCTTTCCAACTCAGCTAATCAAGGCTTATGGTGTTACGATTTTTGTAACTGTGATTGGAACGCTGCTGGGATTGTTTCTTATTACGATGGCGGGTTATGTTCTGCAGAGGAAAGATTTCAAGTATCGCAATCAATTGTCCTTCTTCATTTATTTCACAACGCTGTTTGGAGGGGGGCTTGTGCCTTGGTACATCATGCTGACTACATACTTTGGGCTGGCAGACACCTATGCCGTACTGATATTACCTGGTCTTATGACACCTTTTCTCATTATTTTAATGAAAAACTTTATCAAATCTGCGATTCCGGAAGAATTATTCGAATCAGCCAAAATCGATGGCGCGAACGACTTTAGGATCTACTACAGTGTCGTGCTGAAGCTTGCTATGCCTGGCATAGCGACTGTCGGTCTGTTCCTTGCTCTGACGTACTGGAACGACTGGTTCATGTCTTCTTTGTTCATTAATGACGTTAGCATGTATCAGCTTCAATACTACTTGTATAACACGATCAATACCATGATGTTCGTTTCTCAAATGGCCACTGGAACTGGGGTATCCCTAGGGCGTGACATTCCAACAGAGTCGACCAAGATGGCAATGGCGATCGTCGTTACAGGACCCATTATTTTCTTATATCCGTTCGTGCAGCGATATTTTGTGAAGGGATTAACGATAGGTGCGGTGAAAGGTTAG
- a CDS encoding ABC transporter permease subunit codes for MFKKKGFLYELNKNKIMFLMIAPTLLFFLINSYAPMVGIYYAFTSYDFAGGLFGSPFVGLDNFKFLTQSGILLKLTINTLGYNVVFIILGNVVSIGAAILLSEVRGKLFKKLSQSIMFLPYFVSFVLISVLAFNMFNADSGFVNQLLKSFGFDPVDIYNTPWLWPFLITAFYLWKNLGYSMVIYLASIMGISDEYYEAAKIDGANIFQRIWYITIPMLKSTFIILLLFALGSIMKGQFDLFYQLVGNNGVLFNVTDIVDTYVYRSLKVNFDIGMATAAGLYQSIFGFVMIMTVNYIIKKVNDDYALF; via the coding sequence ATGTTTAAGAAGAAAGGTTTTTTATATGAATTAAATAAGAATAAAATCATGTTTTTGATGATAGCACCGACACTGCTTTTTTTCTTAATAAATTCTTATGCTCCAATGGTCGGCATCTATTATGCATTCACAAGTTATGATTTTGCAGGTGGTTTATTTGGAAGTCCGTTTGTAGGATTAGACAATTTTAAATTTTTGACGCAATCTGGAATTCTGTTGAAATTGACAATCAATACGCTTGGATACAACGTGGTGTTTATCATACTAGGTAACGTGGTATCTATAGGGGCAGCAATCCTATTAAGTGAAGTCCGTGGGAAGTTATTTAAAAAATTATCACAATCCATTATGTTTCTACCCTACTTCGTTTCGTTTGTTCTGATTAGTGTTTTAGCGTTTAATATGTTTAATGCTGATTCCGGTTTTGTTAATCAGTTACTAAAATCGTTCGGATTTGATCCAGTAGACATATACAATACACCATGGCTCTGGCCATTTCTGATTACAGCATTTTATTTATGGAAAAACCTAGGTTATTCCATGGTCATTTATCTTGCATCCATCATGGGAATTAGCGATGAGTATTACGAAGCTGCCAAAATTGATGGTGCAAATATTTTTCAGCGAATCTGGTATATTACCATACCTATGCTGAAGTCAACATTTATCATTCTGCTCTTATTTGCACTAGGAAGCATTATGAAAGGTCAATTCGATCTGTTCTATCAGCTTGTCGGGAACAACGGAGTGCTCTTCAACGTTACGGATATTGTCGATACTTACGTTTATCGATCTTTGAAAGTTAATTTTGATATTGGTATGGCAACTGCTGCTGGTTTGTATCAGTCTATCTTCGGATTTGTAATGATTATGACAGTGAATTATATCATCAAGAAAGTTAATGATGATTATGCATTGTTCTAA